A single Coregonus clupeaformis isolate EN_2021a unplaced genomic scaffold, ASM2061545v1 scaf1039, whole genome shotgun sequence DNA region contains:
- the LOC121555478 gene encoding uncharacterized protein LOC121555478, producing MGILKFFMGNSHSDMSAPVGEGRVIAQRVTRSIIYYYTRWTPGGDTPSPSPPFLSDTPSHPTVSSTLTPSASDVPTLSPSSHSSSSPRPLLLLLPWLGAKPGAMAKYRDLYLERGLDILSVESTVWHFLWPRWGLEYGAEVLEILDDPRFKGRPLLVHAFSVGGYTFTQLLSQMVREPHKYPGLAQQVVGHVYDSMVVGSLEHMATGLGRTLFPRIEPLVRYTAMLYFWLFKSQTVHYYDNAVQVFYNSPVTAPALFFFCENDALCDPVAMEAAIYFWRKRGVAVETRKWKESVHAAHLRCHPEEYLLTLEKFMISLNVATLRENM from the exons TAACTCCCATTCAGACATGTCTGCGCCAGTGGGAGAGGGGCGGGTCATAGCCCAGAGGGTCACCAGAAGCATCATCTACTACTACACCAGATGGACACCAGGGGGCgataccccctccccctctcctccctttctctcagaCACGCCCTCTCACCCCACCGTTTCCTCAACTCTGACCCCTTCCGCTTCGGATGTACcaaccctctctccatcctcgcactcctcctcctccccccgtcccctcctcctgctcctcccttGGCTTGGCGCCAAACCGGGGGCCATGGCGAAGTACCGGGACCTCTACCTGGAACGTGGCCTGGACATCCTATCTGTGGAGAGCACCGTGTGGCACTTCCTGTGGCCTCGCTGGGGGCTGGAGTATGGGGCCGAGGTCCTGGAGATCCTGGACGACCCACGTTTCAAAGGGCGCCCCCTTCTGGTCCATGCCTTCTCCGTCGGCGGGTACACCTTCACCCAGCTGCTTAGCCAGATGGTCAGGGAGCCACACAAGTACCCGGGCCTGGCCCAACAGGTCGTAGGACATGTGTATGACAGCATGGTGGTTGGGTCGCTGGAGCATATGGCTACAG GCCTGGGCAGGACCCTGTTCCCTCGTATCGAGCCCCTGGTGCGATACACCGCTATGCTATACTTCTGGCTCTTCAAGTCCCAGACGGTGCACTACTACGACAACGCAGTCCAGGTCTTCTACAACAGCCCCGTCACCGCCCCGGCGCTCTTCTTCTTCTGCGAGAATGATGCGCTGTGTGACCCCGTCGCCATGGAGGCGGCCATCTACTTCTGGAGGAAGCGGGGCGTTGCTGTGGAAACCAGGAAGTGGAAGGAGTCTGTGCACGCCGCTCATCTACGCTGTCACCCGGAGGAGTACCTCTTGACGTTAGAGAAATTTATGATCTCGCTCAACGTCGCCACCCTCAGGGAGAACATGTGA